Genomic segment of Alphaproteobacteria bacterium:
CGTTTCTGGGCCCACAAGAAATAACTAAGCCCCGTCCCCCGCAGATCCACAACCAAATCCCACTTGGTCATCACACAGCGACCCCATAGAATCAGCCAATGAAGCCCCCCTTTTTTCTTTTGAACAATCTGAATTTTTTTTAACCCCGGCATGTCTTGGAACAGGGCAGCAGGCACTGACCCACAAGCCACTGTAATTTCTGCCCCCGGATGTTGCACAATCAAATGATCCAAAATTCCCGTGGATAAAATGGCATCGCCCAAATGCGTTGACGTGATGAATAAAATCTTCATAATGAAAGCATATTGGAGATATTTGTTCATGCCGTCAACACCATGGTTTCACCTAACGCATAGGGGTATTTTGCGCCTAACAGGGGCAGACTGTCTTAAACTTCTGCAAGGGCTTGTGACCAATGACGTGAATCTAGCATCGGAAGATAGGGTTATTTACAGTCTGTTGCTTTCTCCTCAAGGTCGATTCCAGCATGATTTTTTTATAGGGCAGAATGGAATAGGTGAATTTTTCCTGACCCCTGAACTTAGTCGCATCGATGACTTAATCAAAAAACTTTCTATGTATAAGTTGAAATCTGATGTGGCCATTGAAAATATTTCAGCTGACTTTTTCCTTGTTTGGCAACCCCACGAATCAACGAATACTCCCGGGACTATATTGCAAGCGCCCCCCAGTCTTATCTTTATTGATCCGCGAAACACAGCCATGGGAATGCATGCTTTGGTCCCAAAGGGGGATTTTTCAGAAGATTTCGCTCTTTATCATCGCAAACGCCTGACCCTGGGCATCCCGGAAGGAAGTCTGGATATGATTGTGGACAAAGCCATTCCCCTGGAAAACAACATGGACGATCTGAATGCCATCAGTTGGACCAAGGGATGCTATATGGGACAAGAGCTAACTTCCCGAACAAAACATGTGGGGGAAGTGCGCAAAAAATTGTTCCCTGTGGTGGTGGAAGGGCCCTTGCCGACCTTTGATGCCTCCTTGTTCTATAGAGACGAAGAAGTAGGCCTTTTCAAAAGCGGTTTTGAAAAAAGAGGCCTTGCCCTAATTCGAATAGAAAATCTAGAGGGTATTTCAAAAGAAGGTCTTTCTGGTCCCAGTAATTCTAAAATCTTTATAGCTTTTTAAAATAATAGACATAGAAATAAAAGCTCGTTACGCTAAAAATAACGGGGAGCATATTATGAAAAAAAATTTATTCTATTTATTATTTTTAATTTTTATTAGTCTTAATTTAAAAAGTGCTCACTTCAGTGCAGGGGGGTTAAAATTCTTCGCGAATACACCCGATTCTATCCACAAACAACAAGATGAGTGTGGGAAGGCTCTTACAGACACACTCTCTCAACTATTTCTTCATGCAAAAAATACAACCATCGATTTAACTATGTATATTTTGACAGATGAAAATCTTATTACTAGGCTACTTGCTCTTGCAGGGCAGGGGGCTACCATTCGCATCCTTTTAGATGATGGGCAGTCAAAATCTTATAGAACATCAGCTCTCAAACGGTTGCAACACCCTAAAATTTTGATCCGAACTTTGGGAACAGAGCGACAAACTATGCATGAAAAATTAGCTATTTTTTCAACACATGAGGTTACCCGTGTGGTGCTAGGTTCCTTTAATTGGACAGCTTCAGCCCGGCATAACAACTACGAAGACTGTGTAAAAATCAGCGCAAATATGACTGATCCCAACGATCCTCTAATCCCAATTATAGGACAAATAAAATCCCATTTTGAAAATTTATGGCAAAAAGGAACCCTTTATGCAGGCTCTCCAGAATCAACCCCATCATCTAGATCTATGTCAGTTAGCCCAGTTGCGCATGAGGGTTTTCAGAGTATTGAGACATCTCCGTCCAAAATAAGCCCTGAAACCGCACTTTTTCTTAGCGGTGGAGGAGAAGAGGAGGATGATGAGGAAGAAGGAGAAAAGGCAGGATTTTCTCCAAAAAGATCTAGACGAGATTCCAAAGATTAGGCCATACTAAAAGTATAAAGAAAAGGAGGCCTGTCGTGATTACAAAAAAAATTACTACCCTGTTTTTCATATTAACTTTAATGACACTAGATTCTTTTGGGGCAGTGGCTGCAGAGGATTGGCAGCAGTTGTGGAGAGGCATTCCCCCATCTAAAGAAAATCTTCAATTAATGTACCCAGAATCAGCTTATCGTGTGGAAGCGGGTCTTTCAGATAGAGGTTATTTCTTAGAGATTTGGAATATAGAGGATGGAATCCCAGAATCTATTTATCACAAAACTGAACCGTTTATAGATCCTGTCATTTTTGGTAACTTTCATTTTAGTGTCACTTTTGCACAGTTAAATATTTTTGACATAACCTCTGATCGGAGAGTAGATATTGTAAGCCCAGATCGGTACTTAGACATTGGGAAAATTGAAACTTCTGGAAAATTATTTCAACACATAGAAAAAGGAGCAGGTCTAAAAAACACTGCCAGTAGAGCTCCTATGGTGACTCCTTCTAGAGAAACAGCTCTAGAAGAACTTGTGGGATCAAGAAAGAAAATTTCGAGAATGCTATTTCCAGATGATGTCACCAGAGACCCAACAAAATAAAAGGAACCAGCCATGAATAATCTTTTCAAAAGGCGACACAGTGGTCGCAGTTATGACCCAAAAAAGACGGTTTCTCAGGCCCAGCTGAAAGAAGTGTTAGAGGCCACCCGCTGGTCTCTTTCTTGCTTTGGAGATGAACCCTGGCGGTATATTGTTGGAATCAAAGGTCACAAGGATGGGGCGTATGACAAGCTTCTTTCCTGCTTGGCTGAGGCCAACCAAGCTTGGGCAAAGAATGCACCCATTCTGATAGTATCGGTTGCCTGCGAAACCTTTAGCAAGACTAAAAAATTTAACCGATGGGCCCAGTATGACACGGGGGCATCCGCCATCAGTTTGTGTTTTGAGGCTGTGGATCTGGGGCTTATGGCCCACCAGATGGGAGGATTTGACGACAAGAAAATGAAAGAGATTTTTCATATCCCTGAAGACTGCGTCCCCATGGCCGTGATTGCCCTGGGGTATGAAATGGATAATGCGCCTGATAAAAATGCATCTCGCACCCGCAAACCCCTGTCCGAAAATTTTTTCCAAGGCAAATGGGGAGAAGCAATTTCATTTGATTAAAAAAGGAGGTTTATTGTGTTTAAGAAAAAAATTAAAACTCTGCTCTTTTTAATAAGTTTAATAACGTTAGATTCTGTGGGAGCCGCCACTGGGCAGGATTGGCGGGAATTGTGGAATGGAATACCCCCGGCGCAAGAAACTCTTCAGGCTATGTACCCTCACCCCGCTTATCGTTTAGAAGCTGGCGTATTGGAAACAGGGTATTGCTTGGAGATTTGGAGCATAGAAGATGGCGTCGCTGAGATTAAGCATCAGGATTCTAACATGCACCTTATAGAGCCAGGGGTTTTCTTCTGTGGAGAGGGGCAGTTTCATTTTAGTATTCTTTCTGATCGTCTAAGTATTTCTGACATAATCTTTCACCGTGATCTGGATATTGTGTGTCCCCAACTATATTTGGGAATCGGTCAAGCTATAGAGCTTCAAAAAAAGATGCGCCATGTGTCATGTTCCATGCCGCAGAAAAGGCAATAGAGAAAGAGCAAAAGGAAGTTGAATCACAATGGGAGTAGGGGATTTTATACTTTTCCATTGACGCCAGATCCTTTATAGGAAATAACTTAATGAAATAATAAGAGAGAGAATCATGACTTTTACACTTCCCCCTTTACCCTATGCGCCCACGGCTTTAGAGCCCCATATTTCTGAAAAAACCCTAAGTTTTCACTATGGAAAACACCACCAGGGTTATGTGACGAAATTGAATGAGTTGGTGCAAGGCACGGCCTATGCGCATATGTCTTTGGAAGAGGTCATCCGGAAAAGTCATGGGGAAAATGCATCCATTTTTAATAACGCAGCGCAAGTTTGGAATCATACCTTTTTCTGGCAGAGTCTAAGCCCTGAGGCCACAAAACCCACGGGTAAAGTGCTTCGCGCCCTTGAGGAAGCTTTCGGGGGACTCGACGAATTTAAGCAAAAGTTTAAAGAGGCCGCCATGACTCAATTTGGTAGCGGCTGGGCTTGGCTTGTGTGGGATGGCAAGAAACTACAGATCCTCAAAACGGGCAATGCGGAAACTCCTTTAACTCAACCTGGTATAAGGCCTTTGCTGACCTGTGATGTGTGGGAGCATGCGTATTATCTGGACTACCAAAACCGCCGCCCCGACTATGTGGAGACCTTTTTGACCCACCTGATTAACTGGGATTTTGCGAGGGAGAATCTTTCCGATTGAAGTCTGTCTTGACAAAATACCCAAAAAGTCTAAAGTGCCAAGCATAGACCATGATACACATTAGATTACTTGATAATACTGTCCGTTCTTTTGAAACGCCTCTGACTGCTGCCGATGTGGCGGGACAGATTAGCCCTAGGCTTTTGAAAGAGGCGCTAGCGGCTAAGGTTGATGGGGTTTTGGTTGATCTTTCTTATCTGCTTACAAAAGATGCTACCCTGGAAATCGTGACAAAAACCCACGCAGATGCACTTGAAATCATCCGCCATGATACGGCCCATTTGTTGGCTGAGGCCGCCAAAGAAATTTACGGGGACAACATTCAAATCACCATCGGGCCTGCTATTGAAAATGGCTTTTACTATGACTTTGCTTTAGATACACCTTTTACCCCAGATGACCTGGAAGCTCTTGAAAAAAAGATGCGGGCAATTGTGGATCGCAATGAAGATTTTGTTCGGGAAGAATGGGATCGGGACGAGGCTGTGGCCTACTTCAAAAAAATGGGCGAAAATTATAAGGCAGAGATTATTAATGATTTGCCCAAGGACGAAAAGATTTCTCTCTATCGCCAAGGAAAATTTCTGGATTTATGCCGGGGTCCCCATGCGCCCTCAACAGGCAAGGTGGGCAAAGCTTTCAAACTGTTGAAAGTGGCTGGCGCCTATTGGAGGGGTGATTCCAAAAACGCCATGCTTCAACGTATTTATGGGACTGCCTGGGCGACAGAACAGCAGCTGAAAGATTATCTATTCCAGCTGGAAGAGGCAGAAAAAAGAGATCACCGGAAATTAGGCCGAGAGATGGATCTTTTCCATATGCAGGAAGAGGCGGTAGGTAGCGTTTTCTGGCACCCCAAAGGCTGGCGTTTGTACAGGACACTGCAGAATTACATCCGCCATAAATTGGAACAGAATGATTACCAGGAAATTAACACGCCCCTGTTGTTAGATCGCAAACTGTGGGAGGCCTCGGGCCACTGGGAGAAATTTAAAGACAATATGTTTGCGCTGACCAGTTCGGACGATCGTATGTTGGCGCTGAAACCCATGAGTTGCCCTTGCCATGTTCAGGTGTTTAAGCAGGGACTCAAAAGTTATCGGGATTTGCCACTCCGTCTGGCGGAATTTGGCTGCTGCCATCGCAATGAGCCCTCGGGTGGGTTGCACGGCATCATGCGGGTGCGTAATTTTGTTCAGGATGATGGTCATGTTTTTTGCACCGTTGACCAGATTTTGGATGAATCAAAAAAGTTTTGTACCTTGCTGAAAGAAGTATATACAGCCATGGGTTTCCCAGACTTTAATGTGCGCTTTTCTGATCGCCCCGCCGTGCGTGCAGGCGACGATGCCGCCTGGGACAAGGCTGAATCTATGATGAAAAATGCTCTTGAGGAAATGGAAATTTCCTATGCCATGAATCCCGGGGAAGGCGCCTTTTATGGCCCCAAACTGGAATTCATCCTGCGAGATGCTGTGGGTCGGGAATGGCAGTGCGGCACGCTTCAATTGGATTTTGTTTTGCCAGAACGGCTGGATGCCTCCTATATGGGGGAAGATGGGTGCAAACATCGCCCTGTCATGCTCCACCGGGCCATTTTAGGAACATTTGAGCGGTTCATTGGAATTTTGATTGAACATTATGCGGGCAAGTTTCCCCTGTGGATGGCCCCCACTCAAGCCGTTATTGCCCCCATTGTAACCCAGTATAATCCCTATGCGGAGAAAATTGCTGCCCTTATGGAGCAGGCTGGTCTGCGGGCGGAACTGGATTTGCGGAACGAAAAAATTAACTACAAAATCCGCGAACACAGTCTGGCAAAGGTGCCCTATATCTTGATTGTGGGCGACCGGGAACAGGCTGATAATACAGTGACTCTTAGAAAATTAGGAGATACGAATCAAGAAACACTTGCACTTCCGCAAGCAATTGATAAATTAAGAACAGAGGCATGCCAGCCATGCTAAACAAAAGGAGAATTGTTCATATCTAAGTTTATACGCCCCACCCCGGGTCATGAGGGTCCTCGCATCAATGATCAAATCAGAGCAGATAAAATAAGGCTTGTTGGCAAAGACGGAGAGATGCTGGGCGTCGTTTCGGTTCGAGAAGGCATTGATCTAGCCATGGATGCTGGTCTAGATCTGGTTGAAATTTCTCCTAAAGCCGAGCCCCCTGTTTGTAAAATCTTGGATTATGGTAAGTATAAATACGAACTACAGAAAAAGAAAAACGAAGCTAAGAAAAAGCAGAAAATTGTCGAAATTAAAGAAATGAAATTGCGTCCCTTTATTGGGGAGAATGACTATCAAGTCAAACTGAGAAATATGAAACGCTTTTTGGAAGATGAAGATAAAGTAAAAGTTTCCCTTAGGTTCCGCGGAAGAGAGCTTGCCCACAAAGAAATTGGCATGAAGTTGTTCGACCGGATCATTCAAGATTTGTCTGAATTTGCCAAAGTTGAAAGCTCACCAAAGTTTGAAGGGCCGCAAGTGATTATGGTTCTATCTCCGCTTTAAAAAAAGTCTATCTTTTGAGACACTCCATCGCGAAACGGCGGGATCTGAGGCTTCTATGTACAAGAACTACATGTCGAAGCCTTCGCCCTTTATTTCGCTCGTACTCGACGTAAAAATCTAGGTTTTTAATAATACCGTCATTGCGAAGAAATTCGAAGAATTTCTGTGACAATCTAGCTACTTCAGGGCATAGCCCTGAAGGGGTGCGACTGCACCCCAAAAAGTAAGGCGTGGGTCCTTGGGTCAGCCCGAGGAAAGCAAGAAAAAATAGAGATGAGGAGGCAATTATGGGGAGTGAGGAGTGGTTAGAATTAAAACGCTACAGCGCGCTGATAAGTTTTGCGGTTATACTGATCTGCGGGGGTGTCGATGGTCCAAGCTGTGGGATCAGACATTAAGGTTTTGAGGAGTTGATTATTCAAGCTGTGCCCTGACAAGTGCCCATGAAAACGGCCGATCAAAGCGTGCCCTGCCAAATAAAGATCGCCTAAGACGTCTAGAGCTTTGTGGCGCAAGCATTCATCTTCATAGCGGAGTCCGTCGTCATTCAAAAGGCGATTGCCGTCAAAAACAACTGTGTTGTCTAGGGACGCCCCTTGGGCCAGGCCGTTTTGACGTAAGGCCTCTGCATCCTCAAGGAATCCAAAGGTGCGGGCAGCAGACAAATCTTTTGCAAAATCTTTCACAACATCTTGAGTAGAGTAGGTCTGCCATTCGGTTTGATGGCGGGACTTAAATTCATAAGTTAAGCCTAAGGTGTTTAATTTTTCGTTGGGTTCCAGAATGGCCCAGGTGTCTTTATGTTCAACAGTGACTTTTTTTAGGACTCGCAAGAATTTCTTTGGTTTGGACTGGGCAGCAACGCCCGCTTTTTCAATCAATTGCACAAAGGGGGAGGAACTACCGTCTAAAATAGGAATCTCTGGCCCATTAATTTCAATCAGGATATTATCAATTGAGCAAGCAGCCAAGGCAGCCATGATGTGTTCAACGGTGCCAATGGAAATTTGATCGCTGTTGGCTAAACTGGTGGAAAACCGGGTACCACTCACGTGATTCCAAAGGGCGGGAATGAGGGTGTGCCCGTGAACCGTATCTGTTCTTTTAAAGCGAATGCCAAAGCCTTCGGGAGCTGGGTGAAGCGTCAACAAAACCTGGCGACCCGTATGAACCCCAATGCCTTCACATGTTACAATTTTCTTTATTGTCTTTTCTAACATATCTTAAAGATAAGACATTCCCTTGAAAACTTGAAATAACGATTTGTTGCACTATGTTACATGGGGAAATTTATTATAATATTTACTTTTTTGTTTTTAGTATGTTTTACTTCTGTTATTTTGATAAATAAGAAACATAGGCTAGAAATGAAAAATATATTTTATAATTTTACTATTGTAGCAGTCTTAGCAAACTTTTGTAGCAGTCTTAGCAAACTTTAATTTTTGCAATGCTGTGCAAAGCATTAATGGGAATGAATGCTTTGCGCCACCCTTACAAAAGGGACCATTAGAATATGTGGAACTTACGATTAAAGAGTTGGAAAAAAAGTTTGGTCCCATACCTCCTCCCAAAAAAGTTACATTTTCTGAATTTAAGGCTGAAGTAATCAAACGATTTAATGGAAGACCTCTGCCTGATCGAAGTCTTCGTACTTTAGAAAAAATCAAGCAGTTTTATTTCGCAACTGAATAGATGCAAAAAAAGAAAAAGAAAGTCAAGTCGCTTTCTCATGCTGCTGCGAATCGACTGTAAGAAGAGGCTAAATAAAAAAGATAAGAAAAAATCTGAGAATTTTTCCTTTTAGCAAGAGTGAGAAAATTTATATAGGCTAGTTTACATATTTCTGATAAAAGTTTTTTCTAATCTAGGAGAAATAAAAATGAAAAATATTTTTACAATTACAATATTATTATTAAGTTTTAATTTAGTTGAGGCCGCCATGGATACTGCCGCTGATGCTGAAGCTAGATTGTCAGAGAGGCCGACTTTGCATAGAACAGATTCTACTCCACATCCTAGGGTATGGGGAGAAGTTGAGAGGTGCATGCCGGATACTTTGCAGCAATCTGCTTCTACTGTATTGACCTCAGCCGAAACAGAGGCACGGAGAGACTTGCGTGCGTCAGATGGACTGGGGCCTCGGGAAACAACAGGATCCTCTTATTTTTAGGGTTTTTACTTTTCTCGTTGACTCCCTCTGGCTTCGGCCCGAGGAATTCTGTGAGGGGTTACAAAAACCCCTCACAGGCTGTTTCCAGCCAATCTTTTTCTTCAAGGCTTAGGTAGGGGCTTAGAGTTTTTAAGATGGTTTGATGATAGGTTTTAATCCATTCTTTTTCGGAATTATCAAGCATTTCAAATAGCACTAAGGAACTATCCAAAGGGACCAGAGTTAGGTTTTCAAAACCCAAAATCTCTTTTTCTGAATTGCCTATTTTCCCCTTAGAACGAACCACCATCAAGTTTTCAATGCGCACGCCAAATTTGCCCTCAAGATAGCAGCCGGGCTCATTGGACACAATCATCCCAGGCATCAGGGGGGTGGTAGAGCGTGGACTGATGCTGGCGGGGCCTTCATGAACCGATAAATATTGTCCCACCCCATGACCCGTACCGTGGGCATAATCTTGATGGATTTGCCACAAGTCATAGCGGGCCAGGGCATCCAGGCGAGATCCGGGGGTGTCTGCGGGGAAATGGGCCCTTATCAAGCGCAAAAATCCCTTGAGAACCCGCGTATAAATATCTTTCTGGTGGTCTGTAGGCTTTCCCCCAAGGGCTATGGTGCGGGTGACATCTGTGGTGCCTTGTAAGTATTGGCCCCCGGAATCTACCAGATATATTTCCCCCATTTTTAAGGGGGTGAGGGATGGTCGCCCATGGATAAGAGCCCCATTCGGGCCCAAACCAGAAATGGTTTCAAAACTAAGGTCCTTACAGGTGGGATTGGCTTTGCGAAAACCATTTAATTTTTCTGCCGCCTCTGTTTCAGTGATAGACTGATGGGGCAAGGTTTTTTCAAGCCAACAGAGAAAATTGACCATGGCAACCCCATCCATTTCCTGGGCGTGTTGAGATTTTTTTATTTCAACAGAATTTTTAACTGATTTTAGAAGAGGGCAGGGGTTTTTAAGGGGTGTTCCTGTGGAGATCAACCCCTTTATGGCCATGGGAGTTTCAGCAGGGTCAAAGCCGATTGTGTCCTCTGTTTTAAGATGGGATGCAAAGTCGCTTAAGGGATATACTTTTACGGTTGTTTCAAAGGTGAAATTTGTGCAATTTTCAGGGGTGTGAACGAATAAATCGACGTTCCCTTTTTTGTGCAGAAGGGCATAGCTTAGAACGACAGGAACGTGGGCAATATCATTGCCCCGGATGTTCAATAACCAGCAAATATCTAAGGGATTAGACAGCAGCAGAGTTTCAATAGGGTAGTCATAAATTTTCTGCCAAATCTGGGCAGATTTTTGGCCAAAAGAAAGGCCTGCATACTCTATTGGGAAAGGATGTATTTGGCTGGCAGGTTGCGCAGTGCGTTGGGGCCATAGGGTCAAGACAGGATTTTCTTTCAGGGGTTGAAAGGGCAGGGGAAACAGGGTCTTTTCAAAGGTGTCAACCTGTTGAGCAGAAAACAGCCAAGGGTCATAATAGATGGTTTTGCCGCGCTGAATGGGGATCCAATCCTTAAGGCGGGGCATTTCATAGGGAATTATATCAAAAAAGTGCGGATCAATCTGGTTTTTGGCCTGTAGGGTATAGCGCCCATCTACAAAAAGCGCTGACTTTTCTGGGGTGATGCAGACAAGACCAGTGGAGCCTGTAAACCCGGTCATCCAAGGAAAAAAGTTGTAATGGGGGCATACGTATTCGCTGCCAAAGGGGTCCGTCAGGGGTAAAAGGAGTGCCGCTATCTTGTGTTGTTTTAAGTAGTTTTGGACTTTAAGAAAAGCTTCCTTCTGAAAGGTCATTTTTGTAGCAGCAGTATGGACCACCCCTCTATTATATAGGACTTTATAAACCTTAGGCCTGCGTCTGTATGGGCTTTGATCACATCATCAGCCTGATTTTCAAGAAGACCTGCCAGAATGGCGTAGCCCTGTGGATTCAGGTGATGGGCCAACTGGGGCGCCATGGCACACAAGGGGCCTGCCAAAATGTTTGAAGTAATCAGGTCAAATTTTTGGTCAGGGGATAAGACTTTGTAGCCGTCTCCCAAATAGGTGGAAACCAACCCACTTTCTTTGTTGTGGGCGCAATTTTCCAGCGTTGTATTCGTAGAGAAAGGATCAATATCAGCGGCCATCACAGGGGCTTTAAAAAGCTTTGCCATGGCAATAGCTAAAATGCCAGAGCCACAACCCATGTCTAGGCAAGCGTGGGGGGTGAGAGAGCTAAGATCCGAAAGGGCTCGCAAGCAGCCTTGGGTGGTGGCGTGCTCACCGCTACCAAAGGCCAGGGCTGCGTCGACCTGAATGCTGAAAAGGTCCTCGGGGAAGGGCCCTTTGTAATGGGAGCCATAAATAAAAAACTTCCCAATGGTTTGGGGCGGGAAGGACTGTTGGTTTTCTTTCAACCAATTTCTGTCAGGAATTTCTTTGATGACAAGGGAGGCTGGAACGGTTACGTCGCAGGCACTACAGAAATCTTCAACTTTTTCCCGGATTTCCTGGGCCGTCAGAGGCGGAATTTCCTCTTGCACAAAGATGCCTTCCA
This window contains:
- a CDS encoding 50S ribosomal protein L11 methyltransferase, which produces MKNQSHPTSLWNISVRIAPVLQPLYKHIFESLCPSVSWDEDPQDGTILVEGIFVQEEIPPLTAQEIREKVEDFCSACDVTVPASLVIKEIPDRNWLKENQQSFPPQTIGKFFIYGSHYKGPFPEDLFSIQVDAALAFGSGEHATTQGCLRALSDLSSLTPHACLDMGCGSGILAIAMAKLFKAPVMAADIDPFSTNTTLENCAHNKESGLVSTYLGDGYKVLSPDQKFDLITSNILAGPLCAMAPQLAHHLNPQGYAILAGLLENQADDVIKAHTDAGLRFIKSYIIEGWSILLLQK
- a CDS encoding folate-binding protein produces the protein MKAYWRYLFMPSTPWFHLTHRGILRLTGADCLKLLQGLVTNDVNLASEDRVIYSLLLSPQGRFQHDFFIGQNGIGEFFLTPELSRIDDLIKKLSMYKLKSDVAIENISADFFLVWQPHESTNTPGTILQAPPSLIFIDPRNTAMGMHALVPKGDFSEDFALYHRKRLTLGIPEGSLDMIVDKAIPLENNMDDLNAISWTKGCYMGQELTSRTKHVGEVRKKLFPVVVEGPLPTFDASLFYRDEEVGLFKSGFEKRGLALIRIENLEGISKEGLSGPSNSKIFIAF
- a CDS encoding superoxide dismutase — encoded protein: MTFTLPPLPYAPTALEPHISEKTLSFHYGKHHQGYVTKLNELVQGTAYAHMSLEEVIRKSHGENASIFNNAAQVWNHTFFWQSLSPEATKPTGKVLRALEEAFGGLDEFKQKFKEAAMTQFGSGWAWLVWDGKKLQILKTGNAETPLTQPGIRPLLTCDVWEHAYYLDYQNRRPDYVETFLTHLINWDFARENLSD
- the infC gene encoding translation initiation factor IF-3; the protein is MFISKFIRPTPGHEGPRINDQIRADKIRLVGKDGEMLGVVSVREGIDLAMDAGLDLVEISPKAEPPVCKILDYGKYKYELQKKKNEAKKKQKIVEIKEMKLRPFIGENDYQVKLRNMKRFLEDEDKVKVSLRFRGRELAHKEIGMKLFDRIIQDLSEFAKVESSPKFEGPQVIMVLSPL
- the thrS gene encoding threonine--tRNA ligase — its product is MIHIRLLDNTVRSFETPLTAADVAGQISPRLLKEALAAKVDGVLVDLSYLLTKDATLEIVTKTHADALEIIRHDTAHLLAEAAKEIYGDNIQITIGPAIENGFYYDFALDTPFTPDDLEALEKKMRAIVDRNEDFVREEWDRDEAVAYFKKMGENYKAEIINDLPKDEKISLYRQGKFLDLCRGPHAPSTGKVGKAFKLLKVAGAYWRGDSKNAMLQRIYGTAWATEQQLKDYLFQLEEAEKRDHRKLGREMDLFHMQEEAVGSVFWHPKGWRLYRTLQNYIRHKLEQNDYQEINTPLLLDRKLWEASGHWEKFKDNMFALTSSDDRMLALKPMSCPCHVQVFKQGLKSYRDLPLRLAEFGCCHRNEPSGGLHGIMRVRNFVQDDGHVFCTVDQILDESKKFCTLLKEVYTAMGFPDFNVRFSDRPAVRAGDDAAWDKAESMMKNALEEMEISYAMNPGEGAFYGPKLEFILRDAVGREWQCGTLQLDFVLPERLDASYMGEDGCKHRPVMLHRAILGTFERFIGILIEHYAGKFPLWMAPTQAVIAPIVTQYNPYAEKIAALMEQAGLRAELDLRNEKINYKIREHSLAKVPYILIVGDREQADNTVTLRKLGDTNQETLALPQAIDKLRTEACQPC
- the lpxC gene encoding UDP-3-O-acyl-N-acetylglucosamine deacetylase, encoding MLEKTIKKIVTCEGIGVHTGRQVLLTLHPAPEGFGIRFKRTDTVHGHTLIPALWNHVSGTRFSTSLANSDQISIGTVEHIMAALAACSIDNILIEINGPEIPILDGSSSPFVQLIEKAGVAAQSKPKKFLRVLKKVTVEHKDTWAILEPNEKLNTLGLTYEFKSRHQTEWQTYSTQDVVKDFAKDLSAARTFGFLEDAEALRQNGLAQGASLDNTVVFDGNRLLNDDGLRYEDECLRHKALDVLGDLYLAGHALIGRFHGHLSGHSLNNQLLKTLMSDPTAWTIDTPADQYNRKTYQRAVAF
- a CDS encoding aminopeptidase P family protein, with product MVHTAATKMTFQKEAFLKVQNYLKQHKIAALLLPLTDPFGSEYVCPHYNFFPWMTGFTGSTGLVCITPEKSALFVDGRYTLQAKNQIDPHFFDIIPYEMPRLKDWIPIQRGKTIYYDPWLFSAQQVDTFEKTLFPLPFQPLKENPVLTLWPQRTAQPASQIHPFPIEYAGLSFGQKSAQIWQKIYDYPIETLLLSNPLDICWLLNIRGNDIAHVPVVLSYALLHKKGNVDLFVHTPENCTNFTFETTVKVYPLSDFASHLKTEDTIGFDPAETPMAIKGLISTGTPLKNPCPLLKSVKNSVEIKKSQHAQEMDGVAMVNFLCWLEKTLPHQSITETEAAEKLNGFRKANPTCKDLSFETISGLGPNGALIHGRPSLTPLKMGEIYLVDSGGQYLQGTTDVTRTIALGGKPTDHQKDIYTRVLKGFLRLIRAHFPADTPGSRLDALARYDLWQIHQDYAHGTGHGVGQYLSVHEGPASISPRSTTPLMPGMIVSNEPGCYLEGKFGVRIENLMVVRSKGKIGNSEKEILGFENLTLVPLDSSLVLFEMLDNSEKEWIKTYHQTILKTLSPYLSLEEKDWLETACEGFL
- a CDS encoding nitroreductase family protein, with amino-acid sequence MNNLFKRRHSGRSYDPKKTVSQAQLKEVLEATRWSLSCFGDEPWRYIVGIKGHKDGAYDKLLSCLAEANQAWAKNAPILIVSVACETFSKTKKFNRWAQYDTGASAISLCFEAVDLGLMAHQMGGFDDKKMKEIFHIPEDCVPMAVIALGYEMDNAPDKNASRTRKPLSENFFQGKWGEAISFD
- a CDS encoding phospholipase D-like domain-containing protein, translated to MKKNLFYLLFLIFISLNLKSAHFSAGGLKFFANTPDSIHKQQDECGKALTDTLSQLFLHAKNTTIDLTMYILTDENLITRLLALAGQGATIRILLDDGQSKSYRTSALKRLQHPKILIRTLGTERQTMHEKLAIFSTHEVTRVVLGSFNWTASARHNNYEDCVKISANMTDPNDPLIPIIGQIKSHFENLWQKGTLYAGSPESTPSSRSMSVSPVAHEGFQSIETSPSKISPETALFLSGGGEEEDDEEEGEKAGFSPKRSRRDSKD